One window from the genome of Lepisosteus oculatus isolate fLepOcu1 chromosome 21, fLepOcu1.hap2, whole genome shotgun sequence encodes:
- the phf21aa gene encoding PHD finger protein 21Aa isoform X1 encodes MELQTLQEALKVEIQVHQKLVAQMKQDPQNADLKKQLHELQAKITALSEKQKKVVEQLRKDLLVSKEQPEVKLQAQPALPPPPPGDGKHAPPAPAPTEAKALVQPAPAQLPLSLLAQNAPAQQKTVTVTPVIATKTLPLVLKAAAQTMPASVVTQRPTVAMVTAISNTQKTSANTDMQNAPINLQTSSKLASPGTEAVRIVSKNAVTLVQATTTAHTIKVPQFIPPPRLTPRPNFLPQVRPKPITPNNVPIAPAPPPMLAAPQLIQRPVMLTKVTATSLPTATGSIHQVRIMNGQPCATIAKTISPAQLTSIVITAPGTRIAGSQTLQISSANTDAKTVKVQGGTEDKSPVTVSPSPPPPAPAPPKPKREDNPQKLAFMVSLGLVTHDHLEEIQSRRQERKRRTTANPVYSGAVFEPERKKSAVTYLNSPIHQGTRKRGRPPKFNSVPELGSLTPTSPPSSLPSSPAHEKTEIGGFHFPVLSQNLPLPSPNSGDGDIHEDFCTVCRRSGQLLMCDTCSRVYHLDCLDPPLKAIPKGMWICPKCQDQILKKEEAIPWPGTLAIVHSYIAYKAAKEEEKQKLVKWSTELKQERDLLEQKVKQLSNSITKCMETKNTMLARQKEMQASLEKVKRLFRLVQGTQGPTKPAEGAQDAEGVANGTDGGGGGSREEDDTRSNGKTSEPSQQPAVTLSSSDTK; translated from the exons AAGAAAGTGGTGGAACAGTTGCGGAAGGACCTGCTGGTGAGCAAGGAGCAGCCTGAAGTCAAACTCCAGGCCCAGCCGGCCCTGCCGCCCCCCCCGCCGGGCGACGGCAAGCACGCGCCCCCCGCGCCGGCGCCGACGGAGGCCAAGGCCCTGGTGCAGCCCGCCCCCGCCCAGCTGCCGCTGTCCCTGCTGGCCCAGAACGCCCCCGCGCAGCAG AAAACGGTGACGGTAACGCCGGTCATCGCCACCAAGACTCTACCTCTCGTGCTCAAAGCTGCCGCCCAGACGATGCCCGCCTCCGTCGTGACGCAGAGGCCCACTGTCGCCATGGTGACCGCGATCAGCAACACGCAGAAAACCAGCGCCAACACGGACATGCAGAACGCACCCATCAACCTCCAGACTTCCAGCAAGCTTGCCAGTCCCGGCACCGAGGCCGTGAGGATAGTGTCCAAAAACGCTGTCACATTA GTGCAGGCAACAACCACTGCCCACACTATCAAAGTTCCTCAGTTTATCCCTCCTCCCCGACTGACGCCTCGACCCAACTTTCTGCCACAG gtgCGACCCAAGCCCATAACGCCCAACAATGTGCCCATTGCCCCCGCGCCGCCCCCCATGCTGGCGGCCCCCCAGCTCATCCAGAGACCGGTGATGCTGACCAAGGTGACGGCCACCTCCCTGCCCACAGCCACGGGCTCCATCCACCAGGTGCGCATCATGAACGGGCAGCCCTGCGCCACCATCGCCAAAACCATCTCTCCGGCGCAGCTCACCAGCATCGTCATCACCGCGCCGGGCACCAGGATAGCGGGGTCGCAGACCCTGCAGATCAGCAGCGCCAACACAGACGCCAAG ACTGTTAAAGTTCAGGGCGGGACCGAGGACAAGTCGCCAGTGACCGTCTCTCCTTCTCCACCTCCTCCTGCCCCGGCTCCCCCCAAGCCCAAGCGAGAGGATAACCCGCAG AAACTTGCCTTCATGGTGTCCCTGGGATTAGTGACGCACGACCATCTTGAAG AAATCCAGAGCCGGAGACAGGAGCGCAAGCGAAGGACTACTGCCAATCCTGTATACAGCGGAGCAGTGTTTGAGCCCGAG CGCAAGAAGAGTGCAGTAACGTACCTGAACAGCCCCATTCACCAAGGGACGAGGAAGAGAG GTCGCCCACCTAAATTCAACAGCGTTCCAGAGCTGGGGTCCCTCACCCCGACCTCCCCCCCATCCAGCCTGCCTTCATCCCCGGCCCACGAAAAGACGGAGATTGGGGGGTTTCACTTCCCAGTGCTCTCCCAGAATCTCCCTCTGCCCAGTCCCAACTCCGGGGAT GGAGACATCCATGAGGATTTCTGCACTGTGTGCAGGCGCAGTGGACAGTTACTCATGTGTGACACGTGTTCACGCGTCTATCACCTGGACTGCTTGGACCCACCCCTGAAAGCCATTCCCAAAGGCATGTGGATCTGTCCAAAATGTCAAGACCAG ATTTTGAAGAAAGAAGAAGCGATTCCCTGGCCGGGTACATTGGCTATCGTTCATTCCTACATCGCGTATAAAGCAG CGAAAGAGGAGGAGAAGCAGAAGCTGGTGAAGTGGAGCACCGAGCTGAAGCAGGAGAGAGACCTGCTGGAGCAGAAGGTCAAGCAGCTGAGCAATTCCATCACG AAATGCATGGAGACCAAGAACACGATGCTGGCCCGGCAGAAGGAGATGCAGGCCTCCCTGGAGAAGGTCAAGCGCCTGTTCCGCCTGGTCCAGGGCACGCAGGGCCCCACCAAACCCGCGGAGGGCGCCCAGGACGCGGAGGGGGTGGCCAACGGGACGgacggcggcggcgggggcagCAGGGAGGAGGACGACACGCGCAGCAACGGCAAAACCTCAGAGCCTTCCCAGCAGCCCGCTGTAACCCTCAGCAGCTCGGACACGAAATAA
- the phf21aa gene encoding PHD finger protein 21Aa isoform X3 has translation MELQTLQEALKVEIQVHQKLVAQMKQDPQNADLKKQLHELQAKITALSEKQKKVVEQLRKDLLVSKEQPEVKLQAQPALPPPPPGDGKHAPPAPAPTEAKALVQPAPAQLPLSLLAQNAPAQQKTVTVTPVIATKTLPLVLKAAAQTMPASVVTQRPTVAMVTAISNTQKTSANTDMQNAPINLQTSSKLASPGTEAVRIVSKNAVTLVQATTTAHTIKVPQFIPPPRLTPRPNFLPQVRPKPITPNNVPIAPAPPPMLAAPQLIQRPVMLTKVTATSLPTATGSIHQVRIMNGQPCATIAKTISPAQLTSIVITAPGTRIAGSQTLQISSANTDAKTVKVQGGTEDKSPVTVSPSPPPPAPAPPKPKREDNPQKLAFMVSLGLVTHDHLEEIQSRRQERKRRTTANPVYSGAVFEPERKKSAVTYLNSPIHQGTRKRANEDPLSKGDIHEDFCTVCRRSGQLLMCDTCSRVYHLDCLDPPLKAIPKGMWICPKCQDQILKKEEAIPWPGTLAIVHSYIAYKAAKEEEKQKLVKWSTELKQERDLLEQKVKQLSNSITKCMETKNTMLARQKEMQASLEKVKRLFRLVQGTQGPTKPAEGAQDAEGVANGTDGGGGGSREEDDTRSNGKTSEPSQQPAVTLSSSDTK, from the exons AAGAAAGTGGTGGAACAGTTGCGGAAGGACCTGCTGGTGAGCAAGGAGCAGCCTGAAGTCAAACTCCAGGCCCAGCCGGCCCTGCCGCCCCCCCCGCCGGGCGACGGCAAGCACGCGCCCCCCGCGCCGGCGCCGACGGAGGCCAAGGCCCTGGTGCAGCCCGCCCCCGCCCAGCTGCCGCTGTCCCTGCTGGCCCAGAACGCCCCCGCGCAGCAG AAAACGGTGACGGTAACGCCGGTCATCGCCACCAAGACTCTACCTCTCGTGCTCAAAGCTGCCGCCCAGACGATGCCCGCCTCCGTCGTGACGCAGAGGCCCACTGTCGCCATGGTGACCGCGATCAGCAACACGCAGAAAACCAGCGCCAACACGGACATGCAGAACGCACCCATCAACCTCCAGACTTCCAGCAAGCTTGCCAGTCCCGGCACCGAGGCCGTGAGGATAGTGTCCAAAAACGCTGTCACATTA GTGCAGGCAACAACCACTGCCCACACTATCAAAGTTCCTCAGTTTATCCCTCCTCCCCGACTGACGCCTCGACCCAACTTTCTGCCACAG gtgCGACCCAAGCCCATAACGCCCAACAATGTGCCCATTGCCCCCGCGCCGCCCCCCATGCTGGCGGCCCCCCAGCTCATCCAGAGACCGGTGATGCTGACCAAGGTGACGGCCACCTCCCTGCCCACAGCCACGGGCTCCATCCACCAGGTGCGCATCATGAACGGGCAGCCCTGCGCCACCATCGCCAAAACCATCTCTCCGGCGCAGCTCACCAGCATCGTCATCACCGCGCCGGGCACCAGGATAGCGGGGTCGCAGACCCTGCAGATCAGCAGCGCCAACACAGACGCCAAG ACTGTTAAAGTTCAGGGCGGGACCGAGGACAAGTCGCCAGTGACCGTCTCTCCTTCTCCACCTCCTCCTGCCCCGGCTCCCCCCAAGCCCAAGCGAGAGGATAACCCGCAG AAACTTGCCTTCATGGTGTCCCTGGGATTAGTGACGCACGACCATCTTGAAG AAATCCAGAGCCGGAGACAGGAGCGCAAGCGAAGGACTACTGCCAATCCTGTATACAGCGGAGCAGTGTTTGAGCCCGAG CGCAAGAAGAGTGCAGTAACGTACCTGAACAGCCCCATTCACCAAGGGACGAGGAAGAGAG CCAATGAGGACCCCTTGTCAAAG GGAGACATCCATGAGGATTTCTGCACTGTGTGCAGGCGCAGTGGACAGTTACTCATGTGTGACACGTGTTCACGCGTCTATCACCTGGACTGCTTGGACCCACCCCTGAAAGCCATTCCCAAAGGCATGTGGATCTGTCCAAAATGTCAAGACCAG ATTTTGAAGAAAGAAGAAGCGATTCCCTGGCCGGGTACATTGGCTATCGTTCATTCCTACATCGCGTATAAAGCAG CGAAAGAGGAGGAGAAGCAGAAGCTGGTGAAGTGGAGCACCGAGCTGAAGCAGGAGAGAGACCTGCTGGAGCAGAAGGTCAAGCAGCTGAGCAATTCCATCACG AAATGCATGGAGACCAAGAACACGATGCTGGCCCGGCAGAAGGAGATGCAGGCCTCCCTGGAGAAGGTCAAGCGCCTGTTCCGCCTGGTCCAGGGCACGCAGGGCCCCACCAAACCCGCGGAGGGCGCCCAGGACGCGGAGGGGGTGGCCAACGGGACGgacggcggcggcgggggcagCAGGGAGGAGGACGACACGCGCAGCAACGGCAAAACCTCAGAGCCTTCCCAGCAGCCCGCTGTAACCCTCAGCAGCTCGGACACGAAATAA
- the phf21aa gene encoding PHD finger protein 21Aa isoform X5 yields the protein MELQTLQEALKVEIQVHQKLVAQMKQDPQNADLKKQLHELQAKITALSEKQKKVVEQLRKDLLVSKEQPEVKLQAQPALPPPPPGDGKHAPPAPAPTEAKALVQPAPAQLPLSLLAQNAPAQQKTVTVTPVIATKTLPLVLKAAAQTMPASVVTQRPTVAMVTAISNTQKTSANTDMQNAPINLQTSSKLASPGTEAVRIVSKNAVTLVQATTTAHTIKVPQFIPPPRLTPRPNFLPQVRPKPITPNNVPIAPAPPPMLAAPQLIQRPVMLTKVTATSLPTATGSIHQVRIMNGQPCATIAKTISPAQLTSIVITAPGTRIAGSQTLQISSANTDAKTVKVQGGTEDKSPVTVSPSPPPPAPAPPKPKREDNPQKLAFMVSLGLVTHDHLEEIQSRRQERKRRTTANPVYSGAVFEPERKKSAVTYLNSPIHQGTRKRANEDPLSKILKKEEAIPWPGTLAIVHSYIAYKAAKEEEKQKLVKWSTELKQERDLLEQKVKQLSNSITKCMETKNTMLARQKEMQASLEKVKRLFRLVQGTQGPTKPAEGAQDAEGVANGTDGGGGGSREEDDTRSNGKTSEPSQQPAVTLSSSDTK from the exons AAGAAAGTGGTGGAACAGTTGCGGAAGGACCTGCTGGTGAGCAAGGAGCAGCCTGAAGTCAAACTCCAGGCCCAGCCGGCCCTGCCGCCCCCCCCGCCGGGCGACGGCAAGCACGCGCCCCCCGCGCCGGCGCCGACGGAGGCCAAGGCCCTGGTGCAGCCCGCCCCCGCCCAGCTGCCGCTGTCCCTGCTGGCCCAGAACGCCCCCGCGCAGCAG AAAACGGTGACGGTAACGCCGGTCATCGCCACCAAGACTCTACCTCTCGTGCTCAAAGCTGCCGCCCAGACGATGCCCGCCTCCGTCGTGACGCAGAGGCCCACTGTCGCCATGGTGACCGCGATCAGCAACACGCAGAAAACCAGCGCCAACACGGACATGCAGAACGCACCCATCAACCTCCAGACTTCCAGCAAGCTTGCCAGTCCCGGCACCGAGGCCGTGAGGATAGTGTCCAAAAACGCTGTCACATTA GTGCAGGCAACAACCACTGCCCACACTATCAAAGTTCCTCAGTTTATCCCTCCTCCCCGACTGACGCCTCGACCCAACTTTCTGCCACAG gtgCGACCCAAGCCCATAACGCCCAACAATGTGCCCATTGCCCCCGCGCCGCCCCCCATGCTGGCGGCCCCCCAGCTCATCCAGAGACCGGTGATGCTGACCAAGGTGACGGCCACCTCCCTGCCCACAGCCACGGGCTCCATCCACCAGGTGCGCATCATGAACGGGCAGCCCTGCGCCACCATCGCCAAAACCATCTCTCCGGCGCAGCTCACCAGCATCGTCATCACCGCGCCGGGCACCAGGATAGCGGGGTCGCAGACCCTGCAGATCAGCAGCGCCAACACAGACGCCAAG ACTGTTAAAGTTCAGGGCGGGACCGAGGACAAGTCGCCAGTGACCGTCTCTCCTTCTCCACCTCCTCCTGCCCCGGCTCCCCCCAAGCCCAAGCGAGAGGATAACCCGCAG AAACTTGCCTTCATGGTGTCCCTGGGATTAGTGACGCACGACCATCTTGAAG AAATCCAGAGCCGGAGACAGGAGCGCAAGCGAAGGACTACTGCCAATCCTGTATACAGCGGAGCAGTGTTTGAGCCCGAG CGCAAGAAGAGTGCAGTAACGTACCTGAACAGCCCCATTCACCAAGGGACGAGGAAGAGAG CCAATGAGGACCCCTTGTCAAAG ATTTTGAAGAAAGAAGAAGCGATTCCCTGGCCGGGTACATTGGCTATCGTTCATTCCTACATCGCGTATAAAGCAG CGAAAGAGGAGGAGAAGCAGAAGCTGGTGAAGTGGAGCACCGAGCTGAAGCAGGAGAGAGACCTGCTGGAGCAGAAGGTCAAGCAGCTGAGCAATTCCATCACG AAATGCATGGAGACCAAGAACACGATGCTGGCCCGGCAGAAGGAGATGCAGGCCTCCCTGGAGAAGGTCAAGCGCCTGTTCCGCCTGGTCCAGGGCACGCAGGGCCCCACCAAACCCGCGGAGGGCGCCCAGGACGCGGAGGGGGTGGCCAACGGGACGgacggcggcggcgggggcagCAGGGAGGAGGACGACACGCGCAGCAACGGCAAAACCTCAGAGCCTTCCCAGCAGCCCGCTGTAACCCTCAGCAGCTCGGACACGAAATAA
- the phf21aa gene encoding PHD finger protein 21Aa isoform X4: MELQTLQEALKVEIQVHQKLVAQMKQDPQNADLKKQLHELQAKITALSEKQKKVVEQLRKDLLVSKEQPEVKLQAQPALPPPPPGDGKHAPPAPAPTEAKALVQPAPAQLPLSLLAQNAPAQQKTVTVTPVIATKTLPLVLKAAAQTMPASVVTQRPTVAMVTAISNTQKTSANTDMQNAPINLQTSSKLASPGTEAVRIVSKNAVTLVQATTTAHTIKVPQFIPPPRLTPRPNFLPQVRPKPITPNNVPIAPAPPPMLAAPQLIQRPVMLTKVTATSLPTATGSIHQVRIMNGQPCATIAKTISPAQLTSIVITAPGTRIAGSQTLQISSANTDAKTVKVQGGTEDKSPVTVSPSPPPPAPAPPKPKREDNPQKLAFMVSLGLVTHDHLEEIQSRRQERKRRTTANPVYSGAVFEPERKKSAVTYLNSPIHQGTRKRGRPPKFNSVPELGSLTPTSPPSSLPSSPAHEKTEIGGFHFPVLSQNLPLPSPNSGDILKKEEAIPWPGTLAIVHSYIAYKAAKEEEKQKLVKWSTELKQERDLLEQKVKQLSNSITKCMETKNTMLARQKEMQASLEKVKRLFRLVQGTQGPTKPAEGAQDAEGVANGTDGGGGGSREEDDTRSNGKTSEPSQQPAVTLSSSDTK; encoded by the exons AAGAAAGTGGTGGAACAGTTGCGGAAGGACCTGCTGGTGAGCAAGGAGCAGCCTGAAGTCAAACTCCAGGCCCAGCCGGCCCTGCCGCCCCCCCCGCCGGGCGACGGCAAGCACGCGCCCCCCGCGCCGGCGCCGACGGAGGCCAAGGCCCTGGTGCAGCCCGCCCCCGCCCAGCTGCCGCTGTCCCTGCTGGCCCAGAACGCCCCCGCGCAGCAG AAAACGGTGACGGTAACGCCGGTCATCGCCACCAAGACTCTACCTCTCGTGCTCAAAGCTGCCGCCCAGACGATGCCCGCCTCCGTCGTGACGCAGAGGCCCACTGTCGCCATGGTGACCGCGATCAGCAACACGCAGAAAACCAGCGCCAACACGGACATGCAGAACGCACCCATCAACCTCCAGACTTCCAGCAAGCTTGCCAGTCCCGGCACCGAGGCCGTGAGGATAGTGTCCAAAAACGCTGTCACATTA GTGCAGGCAACAACCACTGCCCACACTATCAAAGTTCCTCAGTTTATCCCTCCTCCCCGACTGACGCCTCGACCCAACTTTCTGCCACAG gtgCGACCCAAGCCCATAACGCCCAACAATGTGCCCATTGCCCCCGCGCCGCCCCCCATGCTGGCGGCCCCCCAGCTCATCCAGAGACCGGTGATGCTGACCAAGGTGACGGCCACCTCCCTGCCCACAGCCACGGGCTCCATCCACCAGGTGCGCATCATGAACGGGCAGCCCTGCGCCACCATCGCCAAAACCATCTCTCCGGCGCAGCTCACCAGCATCGTCATCACCGCGCCGGGCACCAGGATAGCGGGGTCGCAGACCCTGCAGATCAGCAGCGCCAACACAGACGCCAAG ACTGTTAAAGTTCAGGGCGGGACCGAGGACAAGTCGCCAGTGACCGTCTCTCCTTCTCCACCTCCTCCTGCCCCGGCTCCCCCCAAGCCCAAGCGAGAGGATAACCCGCAG AAACTTGCCTTCATGGTGTCCCTGGGATTAGTGACGCACGACCATCTTGAAG AAATCCAGAGCCGGAGACAGGAGCGCAAGCGAAGGACTACTGCCAATCCTGTATACAGCGGAGCAGTGTTTGAGCCCGAG CGCAAGAAGAGTGCAGTAACGTACCTGAACAGCCCCATTCACCAAGGGACGAGGAAGAGAG GTCGCCCACCTAAATTCAACAGCGTTCCAGAGCTGGGGTCCCTCACCCCGACCTCCCCCCCATCCAGCCTGCCTTCATCCCCGGCCCACGAAAAGACGGAGATTGGGGGGTTTCACTTCCCAGTGCTCTCCCAGAATCTCCCTCTGCCCAGTCCCAACTCCGGGGAT ATTTTGAAGAAAGAAGAAGCGATTCCCTGGCCGGGTACATTGGCTATCGTTCATTCCTACATCGCGTATAAAGCAG CGAAAGAGGAGGAGAAGCAGAAGCTGGTGAAGTGGAGCACCGAGCTGAAGCAGGAGAGAGACCTGCTGGAGCAGAAGGTCAAGCAGCTGAGCAATTCCATCACG AAATGCATGGAGACCAAGAACACGATGCTGGCCCGGCAGAAGGAGATGCAGGCCTCCCTGGAGAAGGTCAAGCGCCTGTTCCGCCTGGTCCAGGGCACGCAGGGCCCCACCAAACCCGCGGAGGGCGCCCAGGACGCGGAGGGGGTGGCCAACGGGACGgacggcggcggcgggggcagCAGGGAGGAGGACGACACGCGCAGCAACGGCAAAACCTCAGAGCCTTCCCAGCAGCCCGCTGTAACCCTCAGCAGCTCGGACACGAAATAA
- the phf21aa gene encoding PHD finger protein 21Aa isoform X2: protein MELQTLQEALKVEIQVHQKLVAQMKQDPQNADLKKQLHELQAKITALSEKQKKVVEQLRKDLLVSKEQPEVKLQAQPALPPPPPGDGKHAPPAPAPTEAKALVQPAPAQLPLSLLAQNAPAQQKTVTVTPVIATKTLPLVLKAAAQTMPASVVTQRPTVAMVTAISNTQKTSANTDMQNAPINLQTSSKLASPGTEAVRIVSKNAVTLVRPKPITPNNVPIAPAPPPMLAAPQLIQRPVMLTKVTATSLPTATGSIHQVRIMNGQPCATIAKTISPAQLTSIVITAPGTRIAGSQTLQISSANTDAKTVKVQGGTEDKSPVTVSPSPPPPAPAPPKPKREDNPQKLAFMVSLGLVTHDHLEEIQSRRQERKRRTTANPVYSGAVFEPERKKSAVTYLNSPIHQGTRKRGRPPKFNSVPELGSLTPTSPPSSLPSSPAHEKTEIGGFHFPVLSQNLPLPSPNSGDGDIHEDFCTVCRRSGQLLMCDTCSRVYHLDCLDPPLKAIPKGMWICPKCQDQILKKEEAIPWPGTLAIVHSYIAYKAAKEEEKQKLVKWSTELKQERDLLEQKVKQLSNSITKCMETKNTMLARQKEMQASLEKVKRLFRLVQGTQGPTKPAEGAQDAEGVANGTDGGGGGSREEDDTRSNGKTSEPSQQPAVTLSSSDTK from the exons AAGAAAGTGGTGGAACAGTTGCGGAAGGACCTGCTGGTGAGCAAGGAGCAGCCTGAAGTCAAACTCCAGGCCCAGCCGGCCCTGCCGCCCCCCCCGCCGGGCGACGGCAAGCACGCGCCCCCCGCGCCGGCGCCGACGGAGGCCAAGGCCCTGGTGCAGCCCGCCCCCGCCCAGCTGCCGCTGTCCCTGCTGGCCCAGAACGCCCCCGCGCAGCAG AAAACGGTGACGGTAACGCCGGTCATCGCCACCAAGACTCTACCTCTCGTGCTCAAAGCTGCCGCCCAGACGATGCCCGCCTCCGTCGTGACGCAGAGGCCCACTGTCGCCATGGTGACCGCGATCAGCAACACGCAGAAAACCAGCGCCAACACGGACATGCAGAACGCACCCATCAACCTCCAGACTTCCAGCAAGCTTGCCAGTCCCGGCACCGAGGCCGTGAGGATAGTGTCCAAAAACGCTGTCACATTA gtgCGACCCAAGCCCATAACGCCCAACAATGTGCCCATTGCCCCCGCGCCGCCCCCCATGCTGGCGGCCCCCCAGCTCATCCAGAGACCGGTGATGCTGACCAAGGTGACGGCCACCTCCCTGCCCACAGCCACGGGCTCCATCCACCAGGTGCGCATCATGAACGGGCAGCCCTGCGCCACCATCGCCAAAACCATCTCTCCGGCGCAGCTCACCAGCATCGTCATCACCGCGCCGGGCACCAGGATAGCGGGGTCGCAGACCCTGCAGATCAGCAGCGCCAACACAGACGCCAAG ACTGTTAAAGTTCAGGGCGGGACCGAGGACAAGTCGCCAGTGACCGTCTCTCCTTCTCCACCTCCTCCTGCCCCGGCTCCCCCCAAGCCCAAGCGAGAGGATAACCCGCAG AAACTTGCCTTCATGGTGTCCCTGGGATTAGTGACGCACGACCATCTTGAAG AAATCCAGAGCCGGAGACAGGAGCGCAAGCGAAGGACTACTGCCAATCCTGTATACAGCGGAGCAGTGTTTGAGCCCGAG CGCAAGAAGAGTGCAGTAACGTACCTGAACAGCCCCATTCACCAAGGGACGAGGAAGAGAG GTCGCCCACCTAAATTCAACAGCGTTCCAGAGCTGGGGTCCCTCACCCCGACCTCCCCCCCATCCAGCCTGCCTTCATCCCCGGCCCACGAAAAGACGGAGATTGGGGGGTTTCACTTCCCAGTGCTCTCCCAGAATCTCCCTCTGCCCAGTCCCAACTCCGGGGAT GGAGACATCCATGAGGATTTCTGCACTGTGTGCAGGCGCAGTGGACAGTTACTCATGTGTGACACGTGTTCACGCGTCTATCACCTGGACTGCTTGGACCCACCCCTGAAAGCCATTCCCAAAGGCATGTGGATCTGTCCAAAATGTCAAGACCAG ATTTTGAAGAAAGAAGAAGCGATTCCCTGGCCGGGTACATTGGCTATCGTTCATTCCTACATCGCGTATAAAGCAG CGAAAGAGGAGGAGAAGCAGAAGCTGGTGAAGTGGAGCACCGAGCTGAAGCAGGAGAGAGACCTGCTGGAGCAGAAGGTCAAGCAGCTGAGCAATTCCATCACG AAATGCATGGAGACCAAGAACACGATGCTGGCCCGGCAGAAGGAGATGCAGGCCTCCCTGGAGAAGGTCAAGCGCCTGTTCCGCCTGGTCCAGGGCACGCAGGGCCCCACCAAACCCGCGGAGGGCGCCCAGGACGCGGAGGGGGTGGCCAACGGGACGgacggcggcggcgggggcagCAGGGAGGAGGACGACACGCGCAGCAACGGCAAAACCTCAGAGCCTTCCCAGCAGCCCGCTGTAACCCTCAGCAGCTCGGACACGAAATAA